Genomic segment of Candidatus Methylacidiphilales bacterium:
AATTTAGATCAGAGCAATCACGGAATAATGCCGCGCTGTATTTCCGCGTTCCATGCGGTAAGAATAAAAGAGGCTTAGATCTTCAGCAGTATTTAGCCCACAGTCATACAGATGATGGATGCCTGCTTCCCGAGCTTGCTTGCGAATAGTGGCAGCAAAATCTGTCTCATAAAAAGGCGGCCGAATACAAGGACCAATAGCCACGTGAAGCGAAGAAGGATAAGAACCAAATTCCGCGCGCATTGCATCAACGGTTTTTTGTAGAATATTCAACTCCGTCCCTCGACGCCCTGAATGAGCCAAACCGCAGGCGTGAAGCTTTGGATCATAAATAAAAAGCGGCGCGCAATCCGCCGTGCGTATGGCGAGAACTATTTGTTTTTCGCGCGTGATCAGGGCATCCACATGCGGGATCAGACTTGGGGAAGAAGGCGTGACTATGGCTACTTGATTGCCGTGTGTTTGCTCACCTTGCACAATGCAAGAAGTCGTGTGCAACCCAAGGAGGGGGAGCGACTGGCTGAGGAGCGTGCTATTGACGTTCTGAAATGGAATCGTCTCGTCTCGTAAGGAAAAACCGTGACAGAGAGAGGAAAAGCCCGCGAGAAAAGGGAACTGAAGCCAGGTAAATCTAGGCAGCATGAGGTGAAGGAGCTGCGTGTTCTAATTCATGGAGGATCGTCTGGTAGATTCGCACCCACGCTTGAGTGTCTTTCTTCCCGAGTCGCTCGCTGATTCGAGTGATTTTGGCGTAGAGATCTTTTCGCATGTCATCCACCATTTTTTCGCCTTTGGAAGTGAGCTTGATCCAAATCTGGCGACGATCCTTTTCATCGTGATGACGTTTGACCAGGCCGAGCTTGATCAG
This window contains:
- a CDS encoding MarR family transcriptional regulator, with the protein product MTSSNTSQEIETLIPLIMRLQRIFLIDLNRRTNQGNISISQFTLLSILNQFGPQKMSTLSHYMHHTSSATTGLVDRLIKLGLVKRHHDEKDRRQIWIKLTSKGEKMVDDMRKDLYAKITRISERLGKKDTQAWVRIYQTILHELEHAAPSPHAA
- a CDS encoding polyphenol oxidase family protein; translated protein: MLPRFTWLQFPFLAGFSSLCHGFSLRDETIPFQNVNSTLLSQSLPLLGLHTTSCIVQGEQTHGNQVAIVTPSSPSLIPHVDALITREKQIVLAIRTADCAPLFIYDPKLHACGLAHSGRRGTELNILQKTVDAMRAEFGSYPSSLHVAIGPCIRPPFYETDFAATIRKQAREAGIHHLYDCGLNTAEDLSLFYSYRMERGNTARHYSVIALI